One segment of Anomalospiza imberbis isolate Cuckoo-Finch-1a 21T00152 chromosome 2, ASM3175350v1, whole genome shotgun sequence DNA contains the following:
- the CHORDC1 gene encoding cysteine and histidine-rich domain-containing protein 1 yields MSLLCYNRGCGQRFDPENNTEGSCTYHPGVPVFHDALKGWSCCKRRTTDFSDFLSIVGCTKGLHNSEKPPEPVKPKVKTTSERKELAELKPKFQEHIIQAPKPLETIKRPSPDEPMTNLQLKVSASLKQALDKLKLSSENEGRKDEDSDEIRIGTACKNAGCSKTYEGPHSTEEVCIYHSGVPIFHEGMKYWSCCKRKTSDFNTFLAQEGCTRGTHVWTKKDTGTKVVPCRHDWHQTGGEVTVSVYAKNSVPDLSYVEANSTMVNIHIVFEGEKEFHRSVKLWGVIDVKRSYVNMTATKIELTMRKAEPLLWASLELPVSNTQPKQGSSDQ; encoded by the exons GTTCATGCACATACCATCCAGGTGTGCCCGTTTTTCATGATGCTCTCAAA GGTTGGTCATGTTGTAAAAGGAGAACAACAGACTTTTCTGACTTCTTAAGCATTGTG GGCTGTACAAAGGGTCTCCATAACAGTGAGAAACCTCCTGAGCCTGTTAAACCAAAAGTCAAAACTACCTCTGAACGAAAGGAGCTAGCTGAACTGAAACCCAAATTTCAAGAACACATAATTCAGGCACCAAAACCATTGGAAACAATTAAGAGACCAAG cccaGATGAGCCAATGACAAATTTGCAGCTGAAAGTGTCAGCTTCCTTGAAACAAGCTCTTGATAAACTGAAACTGTCATCAGAAAATGAAGGGAGAAAAG ACGAAGATAGTGATGAAATCAGGATTGGGACGGCATGTAAAAATGCAGGCTGTTCAAAA ACATACGAAGGACCACACAGCACAGAGGAAGTATGTATATACCATTCTGGTGTACCTATATTCCATGAAGG GATGAAGTATTGGAGCTGTTGTAAAAGAAAAACTTCTGACTTCAATACATTTTTAGCTCAAGAAGGCTGCACAAGAGGAACACATGTATGGACTAAAAAGGATACA GGTACAAAAGTAGTTCCATGCAGGCATGATTGGCACCAGACTGGAGGAGAAGTGACTGTTTCTGTATATGCTAAAAATTCTGTCCCTGATCTGAGCTACGTAGAAGCTAATAGCACAATG GTAAATATCCATATTGTAtttgaaggagaaaaggagTTTCATCGTAGTGTGAAGTTATGGGGA GTGATCGATGTAAAGAGGAGTTACGTGAACATGACCGCTACAAAGATTGAGCTCACTATGAGAAAAGCAGAGCCCCTTCTCTGGGCAAGTCTGGAGTTACCAGTATCCAACACACAACCAAAACAGGGGAGTTCGGATCAATAA